The Betta splendens chromosome 4, fBetSpl5.4, whole genome shotgun sequence genome contains a region encoding:
- the nanog gene encoding homeobox protein NANOG, which yields MDDWTRLRNHNVYPPYHAYALGFLRQHGADQSNGNLNNWNEAGVMDLSNYNAGIHQAYYAVNTAKNLDQSPESPGQVVVNGNGYYRDTQSSRVILSASNQVTSDDRGSEAGRAQSESPTYSDAHTSPDSWRSDSSRDESFPQADPTTWVKKEPDYGVCGKGPIGSQDVGPLNEHTCLMEELQPLAVTGKQSADIACVHAPTPTPTKQNTAALSTTKGKVRSAFSESQMGMLVQRFSVQKYLTPAEMKHLGDTIGLTYKQVKTWFQNRRMKLRRQQKDNNWMCGRNNANKEALAHGNIYSNNHPHVQPYQDVRPREHYNEHMVDTAYRKPAPQNLAFYMAAMSNAAGPAGYPTWSPQPVVPHRPQVTGWCLPQRVGQYMFNPAAANDLNESSFESQDGEPANSSGSLITSVVHNQLISQ from the exons atGGACGACTGGACCAGGCTGAGAAATCATAATGTTTACCCGCCGTATCATGCCTACGCACTGGGCTTCCTCCGTCAACATGGCGCCGATCAGAGCAACGGGAATCTGAACAACTGGAACGAAGCCGGTGTAATGGACCTCAGCAACTACAACGCGGGAATACATCAGGCTTACTACGCAGTCAACACCGCCAAGAACCTGGACCAATCTCCAGAGAGTCCCGGGCAGGTTGTAGTGAACGGCAACGGCTATTACCGAGACACCCAGTCGAGTCGTGTGATTCTGTCCGCATCGAACCAGGTCACGTCTGACGACCGGGGCAGCGAGGCCGGACGGGCCCAGAGCGAGTCCCCGACTTACTCGGACGCACACACCTCCCCAG ATTCATGGAGGTCTGACAGTAGCAGAGACGAAAGCTTCCCCCAGGCAGACCCTACTACCTGGGTGAAAAAGGAGCCGGATTATGGGGTATGTGGCAAGGGCCCCATTGGGAGCCAGGACGTGGGCCCACTCAATGAGCACACCTGCctcatggaggagctgcagcctcttgCTGTGACTGGAAAGCAAAGCGCTGACATCGCATGTGTACATGCCCCCACACCAACCCCAACAAAGCAGAACACGGCTGCACTCAGCACCACCAAGGGAAAGGTCCGGTCCGCTTTCTCAGAAAGTCAGATGGGTATGCTTGTTCAGCGCTTCAGTGTTCAGAAATACCTAACTCCAGCTGAAATGAAGCACCTTGGAGACACGATTGGACTGACCTACAAACAG GTGAAGACTTGGTTTCAGAACCGAAGGATGAagctgaggaggcagcagaaggaCAACAACTGGATGTGTGGTCGTAATAATGCCAACAAGGAAGCTCTGGCTCATGGAAATATTTACAGCAACAACCACCCTCATGTGCAGCCG TATCAGGATGTCCGGCCCCGGGAGCATTACAATGAGCACATGGTGGACACAGCCTACAGGAAACCTGCTCCACAGAACCTGGCTTTCTATATGGCTGCTATGAGCAATGCTGCTGGACCCGCTGGCTACCCCACCTGGTCCCCCCAGCCTGTAGTGCCCCACAGACCCCAAGTCACTGGCTGGTGTCTCCCCCAACGTGTTGGACAATATATGTTTAACCCAGCTGCTGCAAACGATCTCAATGAATCCAGCTTTGAAAGCCAGGATGGAGAGCCTGCCAATAGCTCAGGCTCTTTGATCACAAGTGTTGTACATAATCAGCTAATTAGTCAGTAG